Proteins from a genomic interval of Trichoderma breve strain T069 chromosome 2, whole genome shotgun sequence:
- a CDS encoding IMP dehydrogenase / GMP reductase domain-containing protein, producing the protein MATNGSAKILDHTTALEVLGEYKSRDGLDRQELMDTAKHGGLTYNDFLILPGYIGFPASEVTLDSPITKRITLKTPFVSSPMDTVTEHEMAIHMALQGGLGVIHHNCSPDAQADMVRKVKRYENGFILDPVVINRDTTVGEAKALKEKWGFGGFPVTEDGKIGSKLLGIVTNRDIQFEDDFSAPVSKVMVTELITAPNGVTLTEANKILSQSKKGKLPIVDKDFNLVAMISRSDLTKNQHFPLASKLPDSKQLICAAAIGTRPEDKIRLQKLVDAGLDIVILDSSQGNSMYQVEMIKWIKAEFPNLDVIGGNVVTREQAASLIAAGVDGLRIGMGSGSACITQEVMAVGRPQAAAVHAVSTFAARFGVPCIADGGIQNVGHIAKGLALGASSIMMGGLLAGTTESPGTSFVSREGKLVKAYRGMGSIDAMQDKKAGGGGKDSQKSNAGTARYFSEGDSVLVAQGVSGSVAHRGSIAKFVPYLAAGLKHSMQDCGMKSLQELQDSAASGVLRFELRTASAQLEGNVNMESYEKKLYA; encoded by the exons ATGGCCACCAACGGCTCCGCCAAGATCCTCGACCACACCACCGCTCTGGAGGTGCTGGGAGAGTACAAGTCTCGCGATGGCCTCGACAGACAAGAGCTTATGGACACGGCCAAGCACGGTGGCCTGACCTACAACGACTTCCTTATCCTGCCTGGCTACATTGGCTTCCCTGCCTCTGAGGTCACCCTCGACTCGCCCATCACCAAGCGCATCACCCTCAAGACTCCCTTCGTCTCCTCCCCCATGGACACTGTCACTGAGCACGAGATGGCCATTCACATGGCTCTCCAGGGCGGTTTGGGTGTTATCCACCACAACTGCTCTCCCGATGCTCAGGCCGACATGGTCCGCAAGGTGAAGCGTTACGAGAACGGCTTCATCCTCGACCCTGTTGTCATCAACCGTGACACCACTGttggcgaggccaaggctcTTAAGGAGAAATGGGGCTTCGGAGGTTTCCCAGTTACTG AGGACGGAAAGATCGGCTCCAAGCTCCTTGGTATTGTTACCAACCGAGACATCCAGTTCGAGGATGACTTCAGCGCACCTGTCTCCAAGGTCATGGTCACTGAGCTCATCACTGCTCCCAACGGTGTCACCCTGACCGAGGCCAACAAGATTCTTTCCCAGTCCAAGAAGGGCAAACTGCCCATTGTGGACAAGGACTTCAACCTGGTTGCCATGATTTCCCGCTCCGATTTGACCAAGAACCAGCACTTCCCCTTGGCTTCTAAGCTTCCCGATAGCAAGCAGCTCATCTGCGCTGCTGCCATCGGCACTCGCCCAGAGGACAAGATCCGTCTGcagaagcttgttgatgctggtcTTGACATTGTCATCCTTGACAGCTCCCAGGGTAACAGCATGTACCAGGTGGAGATGATCAAGTGGATCAAGGCTGAGTTCCCCAACCTGGACGTCATCGGCGGTAACGTCGTTACCCGCGAGCAGGCTGCTAGCCTCATTGCCGCTGGTGTTGACGGTCTCCGAATTGGTATGGGCAGTGGTTCAGCCTGTATTACCCAGGAGGTTATGGCTGTTGGCCGACCccaggctgctgctgtccaCGCAGTCAGCACCTTTGCTGCTCGTTTCGGCGTGCCTTGCATTGCTGATGGTGGTATCCAGAATGTTGGCCACATTGCCAAGGGTCTTGCCCTCGGTGCTTCCAGCATCATGATGGGTGGTCTCCTGGCTGGTACAACCGAGTCTCCCGGTACTTCCTTCGTTTCGCGCGAAGGCAAGCTGGTCAAGGCTTACCGTGGCATGGGCAGCATTGACGCCATGCAGGACAAGAAGGCTGGTGGCGGTGGCAAGGACAGCCAGAAGAGCAACGCCGGTACTGCTCGTTACTTCTCCGAAGGTGACAGCGTCTTGGTTGCTCAGGGTGTTTCCGGTTCCGTGGCTCACCGAGG ATCTATCGCCAAGTTCGTTCCCTACCTTGCTGCTGGCCTGAAGCACTCCATGCAGGACTGCGGCATGAAAAGCCTGCAGGAGCTTCAGGACTCTGCTGCCAGCGGTGTGTTGCGATTTGAGCTTCGCACTGCCAGCGCTCAGTTGGAGGGCAACGTGAACATGGAGTCGtatgagaagaagctctaCGCATAA
- a CDS encoding acetyltransferase (GNAT) family domain-containing protein — protein sequence MAEEPRRREFGSFPKKPQKITPIATANGKSDEEFIRDYIKPSQEWTTWTHPLTQKSYSLEFLSSHELSKDDFRTCFGIIETTSGVDYKNSSVGWHPAMKRKEMKSPDLRYILVKDDGGAVQGFTSLMPTFENHEPVLYCYEVHLLPELQGSGLGKHLMNQLITIAENIPSTKKVMLTCFTSNLSGLKFYEKLGFAKDDFSPADRTLRGGKVSWYRPQFEYKALTKSKNQAENFTAWLSKSL from the exons ATGGCTGaagaaccaagaagaagagaattcGGATCTTTTCCAAAGAAACCTCAGAAAATTACCCCAATCGCGACGGCCAACGGGAAGTCGGATGAAGAGTTCATCAGAGACTACATAAAACCCAG CCAAGAATGGACAACATGGACTCACCCACTCACACAGAAAAGCTACTCGCTCGAGTTTCTATCGTCACACGAGCTCAGCAAAGATGACTTCCGGACTTGCTTTGGCATCATCGAGACGACAAGTGGCGTAGATTACAAGAATTCGTCTGTGGGATGGCATCCTGCTatgaaaaggaaagagatGAAGTCGCCGGATCTCCGGTACATACTCGTCAAAGATGACGGTGGCGCGGTCCAGGGCTTTACATCCTTGATGCCTACATTTGAGAATCATGAGCCTGTGTTGTATTGCTATGAAGTGCATTTGCTTCCTGAACTTCAAGG ATCCGGCCTCGGCAAGCATCTCATGAACCAACTCATCACTATCGCGGAAAACATCCCGTCGACCAAGAAAGTAATGCTCACTTGCTTTACGAGCAACCTCAGCGGTCTCAAGTTCTACGAAAAACTCGGCTTCGCGAAAGATGACTTTTCCCCTGCAGATCGCACTTTAAGAGGCGGGAAAGTG TCCTGGTATCGGCCGCAGTTCGAGTATAAAGCTCTGACCAAGTCCAAGAATCAAGCAGAAAATTTCACAGCATGGCTCTCCAAGTCACTCTGA
- a CDS encoding ribosomal protein l36 domain-containing protein translates to MASLLRTLSLAAGLLRSSQVVKPFAAGSFATATSPASSWMGWLSKPAIGGTLQQTRGMKVHSSVKKRCEHCKVVRRKAGKRHNGYLYIICKANPRHKQRQS, encoded by the exons atggcatccCTGCTGCGCACGCTCTCTCTGGCCGCAGGGCTTTTGCGCTCTTCTCAGGTTGTCAAACCGTTTGCGGCTGGCAGCTTTGCGACGGCAACGAGCCCGGCCTCCtcatggatgggatggctGTCCAAGCCCGCAATTGGAGGAACCCTGCAGCAGACGCGGGGCATGAAGGTTCACAGCTCGGTCAAGAAGAGGTGTGAGCACTGCAAG GTTGTTCGAAGAAAGGCTGGCAAGCGACACAATGGATACCTGTACATTATCTGCAAGGCCAACCCTCGACACAAGCAGCGACAGAGCTAA